A single window of Pyrus communis chromosome 10, drPyrComm1.1, whole genome shotgun sequence DNA harbors:
- the LOC137749021 gene encoding transcription termination factor MTERF6, chloroplastic/mitochondrial-like produces MVTLYSLKSLGFGHSTFATTFGSKTKRFIVGDLKPSRISLQNQLLYRPIGTEISENQHNFTVNYLINSCGLSPEGAISASKWVELHSPERADSVLALLRSHGFSETQISKLVRSRPQLLLANPEKTLLPKLEFFRSLGVSRQDLAQTLAFNPKLLSRSLKKQIIPTYDFLRSIVSEKKLVAIFKHNSCIFVESNCNVVENIGFLRELGMPQSCISMLLAHFTTVLMVSPEKFGLLVSEVKEMGFNLEKSTSVNALRALCGKNKLIWNRSREVFRRWGWSEDDVLSAFRKNPQFMIVSEKKLLQAMELLVNEMGWPSEMIAKYPVVLSLSLERRLIPRCLVVKVLLSKGLINENLNMGSVLLPPEKQFIERFVTKYLKQVPQLLSMYQGKVDVEDVRS; encoded by the coding sequence ATGGTAACGCTCTACAGTCTGAAGAGCCTTGGATTTGGTCATTCAACATTTGCCACTACATTCGGTTCCAAAACTAAAAGATTTATCGTCGGAGATCTAAAACCCTCACGCATTTCTCTTCAAAACCAGTTACTCTACAGACCCATTGGCACAGAAATCTCAGAAAACCAACACAATTTCACCGTCAATTACCTCATAAACTCATGTGGGTTGTCGCCAGAAGGCGCGATTTCAGCATCCAAGTGGGTCGAATTGCATTCCCCTGAAAGAGCCGACTCTGTTTTGGCCCTTCTCAGAAGCCATGGATTCTCTGAAACCCAAATCTCAAAGCTCGTCAGGTCGCGTCCGCAGCTTCTTTTAGCCAATCCGGAGAAGACCCTTTTGCCGAAGCTCGAGTTTTTCCGGTCTCTCGGAGTTTCGAGGCAGGACCTTGCGCAAACTCTGGCTTTCAATCCGAAGCTTCTTTCGAGAAGTTTGAAGAAACAGATTATTCCCACTTACGACTTTCTGAGGAGTATTGTGTCTGAGAAGAAGCTTGTTGCTATTTTCAAGCACAACTCGTGTATTTTCGTTGAAAGTAACTGCAATGTGGTGGAGAACATTGGGTTTTTGAGAGAACTGGGTATGCCCCAATCGTGCATTTCTATGTTGCTGGCTCACTTCACTACTGTTTTGATGGTGAGCCCTGAAAAATTTGGTTTGCTTGTGAGTGAGGTTAAGGAAATGGGGTTTAATCTCGAAAAATCGACTTCTGTGAATGCACTGCGTGCATTGTGTGGGAAGAATAAGCTGATATGGAATCGGAGTCGAGAAGTTTTTAGGAGGTGGGGTTGGTCTGAGGACGATGTTCTTTCTGCTTTCAGGAAGAACCCGCAGTTTATGATTGTGTCAGAGAAGAAACTGCTGCAAGCAATGGAACTTCTAGTGAATGAGATGGGATGGCCTTCAGAAATGATTGCCAAGTATCCAGTGGTCTTGAGTCTCAGCTTGGAGAGGAGACTTATTCCGAGGTGTTTGGTTGTTAAGGTTCTGTTGTCGAAAGGATTGATAAACGAAAACTTGAATATGGGTTCGGTGTTGCTTCCTCCAGAGAAGCAGTTCATAGAGAGGTTTGTAACTAAATATCTCAAACAAGTACCTCAGTTGCTTAGTATGTATCAAGGGAAAGTGGATGTCGAGGATGTACGATCTTGA